Proteins from one Lacrimispora sphenoides genomic window:
- a CDS encoding D-alanyl-D-alanine carboxypeptidase family protein, with translation MKRVTAFVLSCLLLFFCLCFPAAGQEPDVTVASDMIIQAEEAKRVNAEGGPALQSPSAVLMEASTGQIIFEKNADEKRSPASITKIMTLILIFDALDSGKIKLSDEVVTSAHAKSMGGSQVFLEEGEIQTVETLIKCIVIASGNDASVAMAEYIAGTEDEFIKMMNERAAGLGMTNTHFEDCCGLTDSATHVTTARDIAIMSRELITKYPQIHNYSTIWMENITHVTKQGTKEFGLSNTNKLLKMATNFTVTGLKTGSTSVAKYCLSATAEKEGVRLIASIMAAPDYKVRFADAQTLLNYGYANCKLYEDKEMLPLPDMVVDNGVTDQVPLKYGGSFSYLSLKGEDFSAIEKTLELAPSISAPLEEGQKAGNLIYTLGGKRIGEVPILTAESVREAKFADYFKRLWKAFNL, from the coding sequence TTCTGTTTATGCTTTCCGGCGGCAGGGCAAGAGCCGGATGTGACGGTAGCCTCGGACATGATTATCCAGGCAGAAGAGGCGAAACGGGTGAATGCGGAGGGCGGTCCGGCTTTGCAGTCCCCCAGCGCCGTTCTGATGGAAGCGTCAACTGGACAGATTATTTTTGAAAAGAACGCGGATGAAAAAAGGAGCCCGGCGAGCATTACGAAAATTATGACTTTGATCCTTATTTTTGACGCGCTGGATTCCGGTAAAATCAAGCTGTCGGATGAGGTTGTTACAAGTGCCCACGCAAAGTCCATGGGAGGCTCCCAGGTGTTTCTGGAAGAAGGGGAAATTCAGACGGTGGAAACCCTGATTAAATGCATTGTTATCGCATCGGGGAATGACGCTTCGGTAGCCATGGCGGAATACATAGCAGGAACAGAAGACGAATTTATTAAGATGATGAATGAGCGTGCGGCAGGACTTGGGATGACAAACACTCATTTTGAAGATTGCTGCGGACTTACCGATTCTGCCACCCATGTGACAACGGCCAGGGATATTGCGATTATGTCCAGAGAATTAATCACCAAATATCCTCAGATTCATAACTATTCTACGATCTGGATGGAGAATATCACCCATGTGACAAAGCAGGGAACAAAGGAATTCGGCCTTTCCAATACCAATAAGCTATTAAAGATGGCTACGAATTTCACTGTGACCGGTTTAAAGACCGGTTCCACATCAGTGGCAAAGTATTGTCTTTCTGCAACTGCAGAGAAGGAGGGAGTCCGCCTCATTGCCTCAATCATGGCAGCTCCGGATTACAAAGTCAGGTTTGCCGATGCCCAGACTCTTTTAAACTATGGATATGCCAACTGCAAGCTGTATGAGGATAAGGAGATGCTTCCTCTTCCAGATATGGTGGTTGATAACGGAGTAACGGATCAGGTTCCGTTGAAGTATGGCGGTTCCTTTTCTTACTTGAGCCTTAAGGGAGAAGATTTCTCGGCCATTGAAAAGACGCTGGAGCTGGCACCTTCCATTTCTGCTCCGTTAGAAGAGGGACAGAAGGCCGGGAACCTTATTTATACCCTTGGAGGGAAACGGATTGGAGAAGTTCCCATATTAACTGCAGAGTCAGTCAGGGAAGCCAAATTTGCCGATTATTTTAAGCGACTTTGGAAGGCCTTTAACCTGTAG